TATCCCCTGTCACCATCACTCCTCACTCCCTTGTTCCTGAAGAGCCCTGGGCattgggggcaggggcgggggcatCCAGAGGAGGAGGCTCAAGGCCTTGTAGGGTACTGAGCTCACATGAGCTCTAGTCCCCTGTCCAGCCCAGAGCCTCACTGACCAGGAAGGGGACAAGAATCTAGGCCCCAGGTGGTGGACAGGCAGGGCTATTCCCTATGGTCAGGGCACAGGAGCCAAAGCTGGAGGCTGGCTCCTTAGGGCTCCTgtcccccagcctcccagggccTAGCCACCAAGCCCATCCTAGGGCTGAAGCAGAGATGCCACAGGGGCTGCCACTGCAGAAGGAGGAGTCAGAGAGTAGCCAGAGTGAGCCCTTACCATCTGCCAAACAGCACAAAAAAGCCAAGAAGCGCAAGAGTCTGGGGGCTCCAGTACTCCCTGCTATGGCCAGCACAGTGTCCGCACCTTCAGAGACCCTGGGGCTGGAGCGTGAGTGGCAGCCCCTGggccttcccttttcctcctgcctGATGGAACGCTGACATGGCACAGCTTGGTGttccagcccctgccctgccccgggTCTTTGCAGGAAAGGTGCAGCGCCTGCGGCCCCTGTACCAGTACATCAACTATTGCAATCCTGAGCTGAatcaggagggggagggggacggggaggctgaggcagagatGGAGCCTGAGTTGGAGCTGGCCCTGGTCCGCGAAGAAGCAGGTGTGGAGCAACTGCAGGCCCTGCTGCCCGTGGCAGGTGAGGTGGCCTCGGGCCTCACTTTGCCTTGCCCCAATTCATTTGTATCCTCCACCCATGCTCTGGTTTCcctgggagaggaggtgggagaggagccTGGATGTTTGCCCAGGTTGGGGGTCAGCGGCCGCCTCAAGGCTGAGGTGGATAAGTCAACCCAGGTGGACATCGACAAGATGCTGAGTGTTTGCGCCGCCCCACTTGTACCTCCACTCTCTCCTCAGTACAAGTGACTTTCCTGCTCCCCCGGCCCACTGGTGGCTCCCCTTCTCCCAAGTCTGAACCAGAGTAGCAGCCTAGGCCCTGGGGTGGAGGAGAAAATTTGGGCCCTCTCCCTACTTGGGAC
This genomic window from Ursus arctos isolate Adak ecotype North America unplaced genomic scaffold, UrsArc2.0 scaffold_19, whole genome shotgun sequence contains:
- the CUNH16orf86 gene encoding LOW QUALITY PROTEIN: uncharacterized protein C16orf86 homolog (The sequence of the model RefSeq protein was modified relative to this genomic sequence to represent the inferred CDS: substituted 1 base at 1 genomic stop codon), producing the protein MASAGVERRPGAQERTAAGPPQLAESSGGHVQSCECPVMADLCLVPAYEACWTSGEDKCPTGPVSEPELQEEQLKLEEERLKLEAESLEERGPRPTASIVRTSHCLKRKPVKXGSWPSHQAHPRAEAEMPQGLPLQKEESESSQSEPLPSAKQHKKAKKRKSLGAPVLPAMASTVSAPSETLGLERKVQRLRPLYQYINYCNPELNQEGEGDGEAEAEMEPELELALVREEAGVEQLQALLPVAGEVASGLTLPCPNSFVSSTHALVSLGEEVGEEPGCLPRLGVSGRLKAEVDKSTQVDIDKMLSVCAAPLVPPLSPQYK